In Pirellulales bacterium, the DNA window TTAACTTCTGGGGATACGCTCTAAACCGGTCGCTCCCCACGAACTCGAACCCGTCGTAGATCGCGATGGAATTGCCTTTCTTCGATAGGCGATATTGCTCCACGATCGGAATCTTGGTGATCCCGTACAGCGCCACCGGCAGCAGCAGAATGCTAAGTGGCGCCAGAATCCACCATTTGAGGCTTGCAGCGCGCGGCTTTACTTCCTCGATCGGCACGACGATCGCATATTCTGGTTTGGGCTGGTTCATAACACCTCGGCACTCGTGGGCCGTTAGCCGCCGTCGATGACGGGCATTCTCTCGCCGCTCACATATTGGTCGCCACGTCTTCTTCTCCCCCCACCAGTTCGTCGAGCGCGGCGGCCAGCGCGGCGTGAATATCCTCGGCCTCAAGATAGGGATAGTCCGCCAGGATTTCGTCAGGCGTCGCGCCGCTGGCGATCAAGCCCACGATCATGCGCGCCGTGACTCGCATCCCGCGGATGCAGGGCTTGCCACCCATCACGTTGGGATCGAAGGTAATCCGGTCGAGTTGCGGCATGCAGTTCTCCTCACAGGCAAGGGTCCCAGGCCGGCGCCCTGCGGGGCACATGAGCAACCGGTTTGCTAACTCGGAGAGGTCCGATCAGCAGAGAGTCAACGAGCCAAGCACCAAGATAATCAAAAGACCGAGCGTTGACACGAGTATTGCCGACGCTGGCCTTGCACGCGCATCTTCGCTCGTTCTGAAAATCGACAAAGCTTTATTATCCTGTGCGATGACGAATGCGCTGTCCCCTTAAGAGCCACGCGACGGACCCGACGATGAGCCCAATCAGAGCGTAAATACCTCCACCCACAATGACATAGGCAATTGCCATCATGGTTGGGGAGTTGAGATCAAGATCAGTCATCACTAGCAAGAACAAGCTCGGCAGGTCGATACAGTACATTAGATATAAGGAAAGCGCCCAAGCCTCTTCACCAGTGGCGGAAAACAGAAACGGCAACACAATCGTGGCCACTGCGGTGTGCGAAAGAAAGTACCCGCCGGCGATGCCCAACGGATTCCGGTACTTAACCACCCACCAGACAAGCGATACGAAGAAGCCTAAATGAATGACCACCAGGACGCTGGCAAACAACCAAAAAGCGGGAGAACTCGGACTGTGAACACTAGTGGGCAACCGTAGCATGCTCTAGCTCCTGAGCAATCAGGACCTGTCCTAAATCTTGTGTCACCCGAGGGAAATCGACATTTTTTCGGAACTACCAAACTGCAGAGATTGACGCATGGATGCGCTCATTGTGGAGAAGGCCGAGGAATTGGCCAAGTCGATTGCCGGCGATGCCTCGTCGCTCGCGGCCTGATCGCTCTGCATGACGTTGGGCATTCTCTAGCCGCTCACATATTGGTCGCCACGTCTTCTTCTCCCCCCACCAGTTCATCGAGCGCGGCGGCCAGCGCGGCGTCGTATTGCCGGTCTTGCGAATAGACTCGGCAAATGCGGTAGCTGTGCGGCAACTGCCGCATCAACTCGCTGCTGGTCAGCGGCCGGGTCTGCTGCGTCGCCGGATCGAACAAAAAGTTCTGCCCCGCCGTCGGTCCCCGCGTGCCCGGCCGATGCACGTGCCGCGCCAGGTCGATCCGCAAGGGGATCATTTTTAGCTCGGCAGGCAAGCGCTCGCGCAGCGCCTGCTCGACAAACTCCTGGCGGCTGAAGATGCTCATCCGCTCGGCCATGCCCGGGCCAAAGTATTGCGTACGCTCGCAGGCCATGCGCCACGGCGTTTGCCGCGACAAGAAGGCGCGCCAGCGCTCGCCGAGCTCGCGGCGGCCTGGGTCGTCGCTTGCGCGCCAGCGGGCCACATCGACCAACAGCGACCACTCGGTGAACCGCTGGTACGACGGCAGGTTCGATAGT includes these proteins:
- a CDS encoding DUF433 domain-containing protein, producing the protein MPQLDRITFDPNVMGGKPCIRGMRVTARMIVGLIASGATPDEILADYPYLEAEDIHAALAAALDELVGGEEDVATNM